The genomic segment CCCTTTCCTTCTTGTAGTGTGAATGTTGTtttgtctcaagagaaaaataggtcagacacaaagtaagcccactccGCTAGGAACTGtgttaaaaaatttcaaaaagaaaaaaggaaagtcatCAAATTATCAAAACTTACTTTATTAAAGTGCATGTTACAGAACCTTAAGAAATGTTTTGCAGGAAATTATAGAGTTACGTTAATCCCTTAGAGGTGAAGATCTCTGTGTGAATTAGAACTGTCCTCTTTTGGTGTAGGATGGCCCCACCGAAGGAACTATAGACAAGGAACAACTGGCCATGTATTTAAGGTGGTGACAGAGGTCGGAGGACAGCCAGCGTACCTAGATTAAATTCCTTTATATTGATTCATGGTTAAATATAGACAAAACCAGCATAAATTTAGCCCTGTTTAACAGCTTATTGCAAAAAAGCCAAAAGTAAAAGTAAGAGCAGCTTCACCAGCAGACACAGAGTTTAAAAAGGGAGTCccagaaacagcaagagaagccAGTTTTGCAGGAGCCGCCAGAGATAATAGAAATTCTTTCTCCATATGTCCCAGCCTACCCCGCTTTACCGAGGCCAACACCCCCTCAGAAACGAGATTCAGGAGCTAACACACCCCAGGTCTCACCTCGAAGGGGAGGATCAGAGCCTCCAGAGGCCAAGGAAGAAAGTCAACATAGTCAAGTGCGCCGTCTCAGATCTGGTCTTGCTGGAGCTATGCAAATGCCTCTTAGGGAGACGCGAGGACTATATACTGATTCTCAGTAGCCTCAGGGTTAAATGGGGTGTAAAGCCAGAATGCTTTATAGAGTCTCTTATAAAACTGACTTAGGCTTTTGTCAGCTCCTTGAAGCATTCCTGGAATCTTTTTTTATATTACTTGCTTTTTTCTACCAACTCTTAGCCTCTGCAGAAGTGCTTCTCAGGCTGTGCAGCAATGGCCACGATCAAAGCTGGAGATCTtcgcaggaaggaggaggaggagttgctGAAACAGCTGGACGACCTGAAGGTGGAACTGTCCCAGCTACGCGTCGCCAAAGTTACAGGCGGTGCGGCCTCCAAGCTCTCTAAGATAGGAGTCATCCGCAAATCCATCCCCCATGTTCTCACAGTTATTAACCAGACTCAGAAAGAAAACCTCAGGAAATCCTACAAGGGCAAGAAGTACAAGCCCCTGGACCTGCGGCCTAAGAAGACACACGCCATGCGCCACTGGCTCAACAAGCATAAGGAGAACCTGAAGgccaagaagcagcagcagaaggagCGGCTGTACCCGCTGCGGCAGTATGCGGTCAAGGCCTGAGTGGCCCATTGTCAATAAAGCACAGCtggctgaggaaaaaaaaaaaaagtgcttcttGGTACCTCTGCAAACGCTGAAGCTGAGTTGCATTCTCTgggtgtttttttcccctttttcctagAGTTTAAcaggctcttttctttatataattttccaTGCGTAGACTAGTCAGCTGCCAGTGTAACTAGAGCAGGGCTTGTTGTCTCCTCAAGCTTCAGCCGTGCGTAGACTGTTCAGCCTCCGGAGTGACCAGAACAGGGCTGTTGTCCTCACCCAATAGAAAAAGTGAGGAAAAGACTTGAACAGGCTTTTCATAAAAGAGGATACTCAcgtggccaataagcacataaaacaGCGCTCTGAAACCATAGAGGTGCTAGTACAAACCCACGAAAATGACTGAAATTAACAAGACTTACAATACCAAGGTTAGTAAACatagaagaagaataaaaactcACACAGTGATGTCTGGGAGTAGCAAGTTAGTACAATCACTTTGGGAAAACAATTTGGCCCACCAGgtcctacctccaacattggagatcacAATGTGGAGGGCACAAacatctaaaccatatcattctgctgGTGccacaaatctcatgtcctactcacactgcaaaatacaatcatcccttcccaatagtctcccaaagtcttaagtcATGTCAACATCAACTCAATCAAAAGTCCAAGGTCTCATCCAAGACTCAAGTCAaattccttccacctatgagcctgtaaaaccaaaacaAGTAACCTGATACATCAAAACAAGATACATTGGTGGTTCAGGTAttaatcagccaaaagaaagaggCAACAGGCCAcaagcaagtccaaaacccagcagggcagacgTTAAACCTTAAACTCCAATATAATCCTTGACTTCATGTCAGGCAACCTTGTgtgaggggtgggctcccaaggccttgggcagctccacccctgtggctttgcagggtacagctccgATGGCTGCTCTCACACGTTGGACCTGAGTGCCGGACCTGAGTGCCTGCAGTTTTTCTAGGCTCAGGGTACAAGTTaacagtagatctaccattctggggtctggagggtggTGGCCCACTTTCCatagttccactaggcagtgccctagagggaactctgtgtgggaactccaaccccacatttcccctccacactgccctaacagaggttctctatgagggctccacccctgagGCAGGCTTagcctgggcacccaggctttctcatacatcctctgaaatctagggggAAGCTGCCAAGCATCCTTCGTTAGACCTcttaacaccacgtggaagccacTAAAGCTTATGTCTTGCACCCTCCAGAGAagcagcccaagctgtacctgggcccctttgagccaagactggggctggagctggagcagctaggATGTGGGAGGAGTGTCCTGATGCTGAGCAGGACAGTGGCACCCTGGGCCAGGTCCCTGAAATCATTCttcccttctaggcctctgggcctgtgatgggagaggctgcttCTAAGATCTCTGGAAAAGGCTTTCAaggtctttttcccattgtcttagaTGTTAGCACTTGGTTCCCTTTTGGTCATGCTAATCACTCTAGCAAGTGATTGCTCCACTGGCTGCTTGGATTCTTTCTCTATCACAGGGCCAAActccaaattttccaaatttttatgctctgctacCCTTTTAAATAAGTTCcatctttaagtcatttctttgttcCTGTACTTGATCacaggctgttagaagcagccaagCCATGCCTTGAATGCTGAGAAATattttccaccagataccctaagtcatcactCTTTAAGTTCGACCTTCCACAGAACCCTAGGATTTGGCCACAATGCAGTCAAGCTCTTTGCTAGGGTGCAGAagggtgacctttactccagttcccatcaagttcctcatttccatctgagaactCATCAGACTAGtcttcactgtccatatttctatcagtATTTGGGTCACAACCGTTTATCCAGTCTctaagaaattccaaactttccgtCGTcgtcttgtcttcttctgagcccaccAAACACTTCCAATCACAGcccgttacccagttccaaagctactTCCACatcttcaggtatctttacagcaacgccccactcctcagtaccaattttttgtattagaCTGTTCTTGCAGTGCTATAAATACATATCTgaatctgggtaatttataaagaaaatatgtttattttggctcatggttccacaggctgtacaggaagaatGGTGACCACATCTGCttttggtgagggcctcaggaaggtTACATCATGGGGAAGGCGAAGCGGAGCAGCATATCACATGGTGAGTAAGGGAACGGGGTTAGAGGGAATGTctcagactcttttaaacaaccaaatctgcatgaactgagcaagaactcactcatcaccaaggagatggtgctaagccattcatgaggaatctgcccccgAGATCCAATCACTTTCTACCAGActccacttccaacattgggaatcacatttcaacatgagatttggagggtacaaacatccaaaccatatcagcacaGAAGGAGCTTATTTAGTAAAACCACCAGAAACAAGAACAGCAGTTTCCCCTCTCACCTACCTCCCACAAACCGTCCTATAAAATATCTCAGAGACCAGAGATTATAACAACTTTGAATAAAAGGCTACAAGACCCAAAATAATGGTAACTTAATTGTTTTGAAAGCTTTGTTATAAATTTGCATAAATACTCTAAATGCctttaagtgaatgaatgaacctaAAAATGTATATTGATATCACactagttatttaaaaaaaaaaaaaaagaaacaagagaataTGGATTCCATTTCTTATCTAGTGCAGTTCTTTCTCCCTTTGCACGCAAAGTACTTCTAGTACAGAACTGGTCACactgtatttctaaatatttatctaTCTGCCTCCCCCTATTAGATCCAAGGCTACATGATGAAAATCAGTTTACACAAATTAATGTGAGCCTGGTATGTGTCAAGCACTACATTACTTTATGGAGAATAAAAGTGTACAACACACACATGATTTATGACCTCCATGGACCTTACATAAGGTTACAGGATGCTTCTCATAGGAAGTGATGTTTAAGTTGAGACCTAAAGGTTAACTGGCAGTTAGCTAAACAAAGTATGGCAAGAAACACATCCCAAGCAGAGAATACAAGTAAGTCATAAGGTGGGAGGTCGCTCCTATATTCTTTATTTCCACTAGCACTACACATTGCATAGTAAATATATTCCATTAGTGATAATGAGATGATGGGGAAAAGTGTGACAAGAtggaggaatgaaagaaaaaaaaaattaagtcaataTAGGAGCAGGCCTATTATATCCAAGGTTCTGTGTTTTAGATTGACAATTCACACTTAAATATGCTATTTAATTAGgcctttataaaaatgaaaaataaccacCAATCAAGGGTCCACCCAGTAGCTGTTTCCCATGACACTCTAAAGTATTGTGGAAGAGAAGCAATTTCAGCAGGTAAAATTTTGACATTCCTCTGCTCTACAAGAAAGTGCTCAAAAGAATAATGTATCAGATAGAAAGAGCAAAGTATTTATTTCCATCACCTTACTTATCCAGCCATTTTCTTCCTAAAAGCACTTCTTGTATTTTAAGAATCCAACAGCAGGGTCCAAATCTTTCTTACACCCACTAACTCATCACTCAGCATAGTGTGAATAATAATACTCTCAACTGTTCAAAACACATACCTTGGGTTTTCACAACAGTCAAAACTCAATTCCTAATTATACAAACATATTGTGACTATAAAGGGACGTAAATAACAAGACTAATGTTTCTCTCTACCAAAATAAGTGTATTAAAAAGTGATGTATGCtctgtggagaaactggaacttgTGTGCCCTGCAGGTGGGAATGTAGAATGGTACAGCCacgtggaaaacagtatgacggttcctcaaaagattaaagAACAGAATTACTagatgatccagcaattccacttctaggtaagCAAACGAACTGAAAGTagagtcttgaagagatatctgtacacccatgttcacagcagaaTTATTCATAGTAactaaaatgtggaagcaacccatAAACAAGTGAATgtataagcaaaatgtggtatatacatacaatggaatattgttcagcctttaaaaggaaggaaattctgacatatgctacaccATCAATGGAcattgaggacattatgctaaatgaaataagccagtcacaaaaaggcaaatactctatgattccacTTTTATGATGTCTCTACAATAGCCaaaattgtagagacagaaagtagaatgatgatcGCCAGGGGACAGGAAGAGGGGAgaatggagagttattgtttaatggacaTATAGTTTCAATTCTGCAAGATaaagagttctggaaatggatgatACTGATGTTTgtacaatataaatatacataataccAATGAACTTTACATTGAAGAATGGTTAAGATGATTTAAGATGatttatttggccgggcgcggtggctcaagcctgtaatcccagcactttgggaggccgagacgggcggatcacgaggtcaggagatcgagaccatcctggctaacactgtgaaaccccgtctctactaaaaaatacaaaaaaaaactagccaggcgaggtggcgggcgcctgtagtcccagctactcgggaggctgaggcaggagaatggcgtaaatctgggaggcggagcttgcagtgatctgagatccggccactgcactccagcccggacgacagagccagactccgtctcaaaaaaaaaaaaaaaaaaaaagatgatttatttattttaccataataaaataatt from the Macaca thibetana thibetana isolate TM-01 chromosome 11, ASM2454274v1, whole genome shotgun sequence genome contains:
- the LOC126930939 gene encoding 60S ribosomal protein L35-like, whose product is MATIKAGDLRRKEEEELLKQLDDLKVELSQLRVAKVTGGAASKLSKIGVIRKSIPHVLTVINQTQKENLRKSYKGKKYKPLDLRPKKTHAMRHWLNKHKENLKAKKQQQKERLYPLRQYAVKA